In the Bacillus sp. HSf4 genome, GATTCTGATCTTGTAACCGGAGCTTCAAAACGGTTTAATTCAGAAAAGGAATGGTACATTAAATCACATTTACAACATAATATTATGAAATCCGGTAAAAAAACTATTGAAACTAATCCAGAACTCTTTTACTCTATAGGACCTTGTGCAAAATTGTATAAAAGAACATTATTAAAAGGAATTTTCTTTCCTGAAGAACTCCGGTTTGGTGAAGATCAGCCCCTGGTTCTTTATGCTTATTTACACGCAAAAAATATTTACACGATAAATGAAACCGTATATTTATACAGATTAAGAGAAGGTAATGTTGCCTCTCTTACACAAGAAATCTATCAGAAACCTATTGAGATATTAAATGATTTATTAAAAATGTTAAAGATAGCTGAAACATATTTTTCAAATTACAGGGGTCCCAGTTTTGTACAAAGCAGCTATTTAGAACGAGTAGTACAAAATGAGATTTGGAGCATTATTAATGCAGCCTTATTATCCAAGAACCACCGTACTCAAGCACATGTATTCACTACACTTAATTCATGGTTGGCCAATCTCAAAACTGACTTAATTGATGCTACACCGGCAATTAGTCGTTCGTTAATTTTAAAACTCACAGAAAAAGCTATTCTAATTAAACCGGCTGCTAGGATAAAGTATGTACAATTAATGAACACTGCATTGCAACGACTGGATAAAAAAACGTTAAAACAAGAAAAAATTATAGAAACCAATTGTTATAAAGCTGTAAACATCAGTTTGAAAACCAAATCTTTGGCCAGCATTTATATCTATTCCTTATTAAAACAAGTTAGAAAACGGCTCAATCGAAAAAAGTTTAAAAACTTCATTCTAAGAAGAATCGTTTTTAAATTTGCAAATGCATTTCCGAACGGACGTTATTTATCTCTTGGAACAAATAATAGTTCTATTTTAAAAGGAAATCTATTAGCTATTTATAAAGAGTTAAATAATCACCCACACTTAAAAGTAAATATATTTTTGAAGAAAAATAGAAGCTTTGCCGAGTCTATCAAACAATATTATATACTTGGAAGGTCAAAGTGGATTTTCCTTGATGATTATTATTATCAATTATATGGACTAAAAATAAACAAAAAAACAGAAGTTATTCAAACATGGCATGCTGCAGGGGCCTTTAAAAAATTTGGGTTCAGTGCACTTGAATACAGGGAAGCAAATACGTTTAAGTTTGAAACCAATGCACATTCGATTTATACCAAAATCTTGGCCAGCTCCTCTAATATAGTAAACGAGTATGCCGAAGCATTTAATGCACCAAAAAACAAAATTTTGCCATTTGGACTTCCTAGAACTGATGTTTTTTTTGATGAAGACTATAAATATAGTGTGAAAAAGAGATTTCATAAAAAATACAGCCATTTATCAGACAAAAAAATACTTTTATACGCACCTACTTTTAGAGGTGATTTAAAACAAAGACAAGCATTTACTTTTAAAATGGACCTTGATTATTTAGAAAAAGAATTAGGCCACGAATACGTTTTAATTTTAAAACTTCATCCAAGCGTCAAACAAGTTTCTGTTCAGGATAAATCTTTCATCAATTCAAAGTTTGTTTTTAATATGTCCGAGGTCGAGGATATCAATGATCTGATGATCGTGTCTGATCTCATGATAACTGATTATTCGTCGGTTATTTTTGAATATGCCATTTTACAAAAGCCCATAATATTTTATGCATATGATTTGGATGATTATTTATCAGAAAGAGGCTTCTATTTTGATTATCGAACTCATGTGCCCGGTCCAATTGCTGAAAATACTAAAGAAATTATAGAAATCATTCAAAATCATAATTTTGACTTAGAAAAACTGGCTAATTTCTGCCATTATTATATAGAAGGAAATCGGGGGAGAAGTACAAAAAAAGTACTTAGTGAAATCGGCGTGATCAATGATTA is a window encoding:
- a CDS encoding CDP-glycerol glycerophosphotransferase family protein, giving the protein MNQKLKVSVIVPVYNVEDIVSHTLNSLNNQTLQDVEYIIIDDGSTDNSLSIIRTFAEDNKHMKVITQANKGPAAARNRGLQEAQGDYICFVDSDDILPTDALRKLYNTAVKYDSDLVTGASKRFNSEKEWYIKSHLQHNIMKSGKKTIETNPELFYSIGPCAKLYKRTLLKGIFFPEELRFGEDQPLVLYAYLHAKNIYTINETVYLYRLREGNVASLTQEIYQKPIEILNDLLKMLKIAETYFSNYRGPSFVQSSYLERVVQNEIWSIINAALLSKNHRTQAHVFTTLNSWLANLKTDLIDATPAISRSLILKLTEKAILIKPAARIKYVQLMNTALQRLDKKTLKQEKIIETNCYKAVNISLKTKSLASIYIYSLLKQVRKRLNRKKFKNFILRRIVFKFANAFPNGRYLSLGTNNSSILKGNLLAIYKELNNHPHLKVNIFLKKNRSFAESIKQYYILGRSKWIFLDDYYYQLYGLKINKKTEVIQTWHAAGAFKKFGFSALEYREANTFKFETNAHSIYTKILASSSNIVNEYAEAFNAPKNKILPFGLPRTDVFFDEDYKYSVKKRFHKKYSHLSDKKILLYAPTFRGDLKQRQAFTFKMDLDYLEKELGHEYVLILKLHPSVKQVSVQDKSFINSKFVFNMSEVEDINDLMIVSDLMITDYSSVIFEYAILQKPIIFYAYDLDDYLSERGFYFDYRTHVPGPIAENTKEIIEIIQNHNFDLEKLANFCHYYIEGNRGRSTKKVLSEIGVIND